A segment of the Bordetella flabilis genome:
ACCCTTGGCACGGCGTGCGTTCAGCACGGCACGGCCGCCGCGGGTTTTCATGCGCACGCGAAAGCCATGGGTGCGCTTGCGGCGGGTGACGGAAGGTTGGAAGGTGCGTTTCATGGGCGGTCCACAAAAAGAACAATTAAAAAATACGGATGGGCGAAACTCGCGGACAAACCGCCGCGCGCCCATGGCCACGGCGCTTACATTGTTTATCGGTACTGTCCGCCAGCGCGGGGAGCGCGCAGCGGTTCAACGCGGTGCGTCGTAGACAGCCTGCGCTGTGACGCCTGCATCGGCCTTATGCCAACCCCCTTATGCCACGACCCGAACCAGCAGGCCCGTGCCCGTGGGCCCGGAGATGGTCGGTAGGTCAAGGCAAGAGACCTCCGGAGCCACAGGACCTGCATACAGGACCTGCATGGACCCCGGCATGGCCGCAGCGATGC
Coding sequences within it:
- the rpmH gene encoding 50S ribosomal protein L34 — protein: MKRTFQPSVTRRKRTHGFRVRMKTRGGRAVLNARRAKGRKRLAV